Proteins from a single region of Bogoriella caseilytica:
- a CDS encoding LacI family DNA-binding transcriptional regulator, with amino-acid sequence MSPKPMARRATQADVARLAQVSQTTVSMVLTGTGAAQRRVSGAVRERVLRAIEETGYAANPVAQRLAGGRTSIIGVYTYEAVFPVVAGDFYHPFLEGVEQAAEDAGVDLLMFTSLASKAGRGLTASGGVGRLRVADGCILVGRHSYPEDLADLLRRDFPFVFIGRRESAAGVVPYAGAGYAAATQEAVDQLIALGHRRIAALIESTEHESMRDRLEGYRTAVSRAGLEAISFEDPDPNSTELIDALEAAGITAAVAAPDLAAPLRRAALEREWSIPGDLSIVRLGDPERPEQIDGIDWTGFLTPRREMGAEALRLLLRQLADSPESLTQDDLQLHLPCIPHQGATVAPPGRSTPARETRSATARKKAQRA; translated from the coding sequence ATGAGTCCGAAACCGATGGCTCGGAGAGCGACCCAGGCAGACGTTGCCCGGCTCGCGCAAGTCAGCCAGACCACGGTGTCGATGGTGCTGACCGGTACCGGCGCTGCTCAGCGCCGGGTCAGCGGTGCGGTCCGCGAGCGAGTGCTGCGGGCGATCGAGGAGACCGGTTACGCCGCCAATCCCGTCGCGCAACGGCTGGCCGGCGGCCGCACGTCGATCATCGGCGTCTACACCTACGAGGCTGTGTTCCCGGTGGTCGCCGGGGACTTCTACCACCCGTTCCTCGAAGGCGTCGAACAGGCCGCTGAGGACGCCGGCGTCGATCTCCTCATGTTCACCTCGCTGGCCTCGAAGGCAGGGCGCGGCCTCACCGCTTCCGGTGGTGTCGGCAGGCTCCGCGTGGCCGACGGTTGCATCCTGGTGGGCCGGCACAGCTATCCCGAGGACCTCGCCGACCTCTTGCGCCGTGACTTTCCCTTCGTCTTCATCGGACGGCGCGAGTCGGCAGCCGGCGTGGTCCCCTATGCGGGCGCAGGCTACGCCGCAGCCACCCAGGAAGCGGTCGATCAGCTCATCGCCCTGGGGCATCGGAGGATCGCCGCGCTCATCGAGAGCACCGAACACGAGTCGATGCGCGACCGGCTCGAGGGCTACCGCACCGCGGTGTCACGCGCCGGCCTGGAGGCCATCAGTTTCGAGGACCCGGACCCGAACTCCACTGAGCTGATCGACGCCCTCGAGGCGGCAGGGATCACCGCTGCCGTCGCCGCCCCCGACCTCGCAGCGCCACTACGCCGCGCCGCTCTGGAACGGGAATGGTCCATCCCCGGTGACCTGTCCATCGTGCGACTGGGCGACCCCGAGCGCCCGGAGCAGATCGACGGCATCGATTGGACTGGCTTCCTCACACCGCGCCGGGAGATGGGCGCTGAGGCGTTGCGGTTGCTGCTCCGGCAACTGGCCGACTCGCCGGAGTCACTGACGCAGGACGATCTCCAACTCCACCTCCCGTGCATCCCCCATCAGGGCGCGACCGTCGCGCCACCCGGCCGATCTACTCCGGCCCGCGAGACTCGGTCGGCAACGGCCAGGAAGAAGGCACAACGTGCATGA
- a CDS encoding nicotinate phosphoribosyltransferase, giving the protein MRSTALHTDRYELTMVDAALRSGAADRRSVFEVFTRRLPARRRYGVLAGTGRLLEALESFTFGSDEIEYLRSSSNLAPETLEYLAGYRFGGDIIGYPEGECFFPGSPVLTVRGTFAEAVLLETLTLSILNHDSAVAGAASRMTTAAHGRACMEMGARRTHEGAAVAAARAAVIGGFAGTSLDEAGRQYRLNVIGTAAHAFTLVHDDEESAFSAQVAAFGPETTLLVDTYDVATGVDRAVAAARRAGGELGAVRLDSGDLVAQAFRVREQLDELGARSTRIVVTSDLDEYAIAALNAAPVDSYGVGTRLVTGSGHPTAELVYKLVARENSAGVMEPVAKVSADKASVGGFKLAGRVMGGTGPTAGTRSVAAPEGAGPTTGGDGGAGEPEVPAGATAVEELIVASADSAAARAELERTGARPLQVELVSGGRIAEEHRGAGAVERARARLLESRAELPYSAWRLSEGEPAIPTRHLAV; this is encoded by the coding sequence ATGCGTTCCACCGCGCTGCACACGGACAGGTACGAGCTCACCATGGTCGACGCGGCTCTGCGCTCCGGTGCGGCCGATCGCCGCTCAGTCTTCGAGGTTTTCACTCGCCGGCTCCCGGCCCGACGGCGCTACGGCGTGCTGGCTGGCACGGGGCGGCTCCTCGAGGCACTGGAGTCGTTCACCTTCGGTTCGGACGAGATCGAGTACCTGCGTTCGAGCAGCAACCTGGCTCCTGAGACGCTGGAGTACCTGGCCGGCTACCGCTTCGGCGGTGACATCATCGGCTATCCGGAGGGTGAGTGCTTCTTTCCCGGTTCCCCCGTGCTCACCGTGCGGGGGACCTTTGCCGAGGCGGTCCTGCTGGAGACCCTCACCCTGTCGATCCTCAACCACGACTCCGCCGTGGCCGGGGCAGCCTCGCGGATGACCACCGCCGCTCATGGCCGGGCCTGCATGGAGATGGGCGCGCGGCGTACCCACGAGGGTGCCGCCGTCGCGGCGGCGCGAGCAGCCGTCATCGGCGGGTTCGCCGGCACCTCGCTGGACGAGGCGGGCCGCCAGTACAGACTCAACGTCATCGGCACCGCGGCGCACGCCTTCACCCTGGTGCACGACGACGAGGAATCGGCCTTCTCCGCCCAGGTGGCAGCTTTCGGACCGGAGACGACGCTGCTGGTGGACACGTACGACGTCGCCACCGGCGTGGATCGAGCCGTGGCTGCGGCGCGCCGGGCCGGCGGCGAGCTCGGCGCCGTGCGCCTGGACTCCGGGGACCTCGTGGCGCAGGCCTTCCGGGTGCGCGAGCAGCTCGATGAACTCGGCGCACGGTCCACCCGCATCGTGGTGACCTCGGACCTGGACGAGTACGCGATCGCCGCGCTGAACGCCGCTCCGGTGGACTCCTACGGGGTGGGCACGCGCTTGGTCACCGGCTCCGGCCATCCCACGGCTGAGCTGGTCTACAAGCTGGTGGCCCGCGAGAACTCTGCCGGTGTGATGGAACCGGTGGCCAAGGTCTCGGCGGACAAGGCCTCCGTGGGCGGCTTCAAGCTCGCCGGCCGGGTGATGGGCGGGACCGGGCCCACGGCTGGCACGAGGTCCGTCGCAGCTCCCGAGGGCGCCGGCCCCACCACCGGTGGCGACGGCGGAGCCGGGGAACCGGAGGTGCCGGCGGGGGCCACCGCTGTGGAGGAGCTCATCGTGGCATCGGCAGACTCCGCGGCAGCGCGCGCCGAACTCGAACGCACGGGGGCACGACCCTTGCAGGTGGAGCTGGTCAGCGGCGGGCGGATTGCCGAGGAGCACCGCGGTGCTGGGGCGGTCGAGCGGGCTCGGGCGCGTCTGCTCGAGTCCCGGGCCGAGCTGCCGTACTCAGCCTGGCGCCTCAGCGAAGGCGAGCCCGCCATCCCCACGCGCCACCTCGCGGTCTGA
- a CDS encoding endonuclease domain-containing protein yields MGISPGEVTHRGPLAVTTRARTALDCLMDFPRSDAESLMIWVRTREVLTATDLEEAIAARQGHRGVSQLRSLTALTADGALSELEHRLHQLLREAGITGWIANAPVRVGGRIIARADVLFPAANVILEADGREYHQDFEADRRRLNSLTLAGYVVLRLTWRQVTEDPQVVIQQVREALAS; encoded by the coding sequence ATGGGTATCAGCCCGGGTGAGGTCACGCATCGGGGCCCACTTGCGGTGACCACGCGGGCGCGTACAGCACTCGATTGCCTGATGGACTTTCCACGTTCGGATGCGGAGAGCCTGATGATCTGGGTCCGGACGCGAGAGGTTCTGACAGCTACTGATCTGGAGGAAGCGATTGCCGCACGCCAAGGACATCGAGGCGTCAGTCAACTCCGCTCCTTGACAGCCCTGACTGCTGACGGTGCGCTGAGCGAACTGGAGCACAGGCTGCACCAGCTGCTACGGGAAGCCGGCATCACCGGCTGGATCGCGAATGCGCCCGTGCGCGTCGGCGGCCGCATCATTGCGCGCGCCGATGTGCTCTTCCCTGCGGCCAATGTCATTCTCGAAGCTGATGGCAGGGAGTATCACCAGGACTTCGAAGCCGATCGGCGACGGTTGAACTCTTTGACGTTGGCCGGCTATGTCGTGCTGCGCCTGACATGGCGCCAGGTCACGGAGGATCCTCAGGTCGTGATCCAGCAAGTCCGCGAGGCCTTGGCTAGTTGA
- the rdgB gene encoding RdgB/HAM1 family non-canonical purine NTP pyrophosphatase produces MTASGTGQASAQAPGARLVLATHNEKKIDELRAILTPLLPDLSAEVVVGARAFGVPEPVEDGVTFAANALIKARALAAATGLPAVADDSGLCVDVLGGSPGVFSARWAGRHGDDRANLELLLAQVADVPEVHRGAHFACAAALVTPAGEEFVVEGAMPGRLLTAPRGAGGFGYDPILQPDEQPADGEPRSAAELSPEEKNAISHRGKAFREIAPHVARVLGR; encoded by the coding sequence ATGACGGCGTCCGGTACGGGGCAGGCCTCGGCTCAAGCGCCGGGCGCCCGGCTTGTGCTCGCCACGCACAACGAGAAGAAGATCGATGAGCTGCGCGCGATTCTCACGCCGCTGTTGCCGGACCTCTCCGCCGAGGTGGTGGTGGGTGCCCGCGCGTTCGGCGTGCCCGAGCCGGTCGAGGACGGTGTCACCTTCGCGGCAAACGCCCTGATCAAGGCGCGGGCGCTCGCCGCCGCCACCGGTCTGCCGGCCGTGGCTGACGACTCCGGGCTCTGCGTGGATGTCCTCGGCGGATCGCCCGGGGTGTTCTCCGCCCGCTGGGCCGGACGGCACGGCGATGACCGCGCCAATCTTGAGCTGCTGTTGGCGCAGGTCGCCGACGTCCCCGAGGTGCACCGCGGCGCGCATTTCGCCTGCGCGGCTGCGCTGGTGACCCCCGCTGGCGAGGAGTTCGTGGTCGAAGGCGCGATGCCCGGTCGCTTGCTGACCGCTCCACGCGGCGCTGGAGGCTTCGGCTACGACCCCATCCTGCAGCCCGACGAGCAGCCCGCGGACGGCGAGCCACGATCGGCTGCCGAGCTGAGCCCGGAGGAGAAGAACGCCATCTCCCACCGCGGCAAGGCCTTTCGTGAGATCGCTCCGCACGTGGCGCGGGTGCTCGGGCGCTGA
- the clpS gene encoding ATP-dependent Clp protease adapter ClpS, giving the protein MSSGPITMAAPAEQEQTAGEVSTRPEKPWRTVVWDDPVNLMSYVTYVFRTYFGYEETHASRLMMQVHTEGRAIVSSGPREKMEADVQAMHSYGLWATIEQED; this is encoded by the coding sequence ATGAGCTCAGGACCGATCACCATGGCGGCGCCGGCGGAGCAGGAGCAGACCGCAGGCGAGGTCTCCACCAGGCCCGAGAAGCCCTGGCGCACGGTGGTGTGGGACGACCCGGTGAACCTCATGAGCTACGTCACCTACGTCTTCCGCACCTACTTCGGCTATGAGGAGACCCACGCCAGCCGTTTGATGATGCAGGTGCACACCGAGGGGCGTGCGATCGTCTCCAGTGGCCCGCGCGAGAAGATGGAGGCCGATGTCCAGGCCATGCATTCCTACGGGCTCTGGGCCACCATCGAGCAGGAGGACTAG
- a CDS encoding SRPBCC domain-containing protein — MTETTQIHAIYIDAPAEKVWEALTSSEYSNKYGYGGDLEIEPRAGGTWRHHTTAEMKQMGMGDIAVEATVIEFTPPSRLVLDWSAAWHDEPASRLTFEIFASPSGLTRLVLTHELPDSPATAKDVAGNGDVENGGGGWPWELASIKTLLETGRPMTTAGA; from the coding sequence ATGACTGAGACCACCCAGATCCACGCGATCTACATCGATGCCCCGGCCGAGAAGGTGTGGGAAGCCCTGACCAGTTCGGAGTACAGCAACAAGTACGGCTACGGCGGCGACCTCGAGATCGAGCCGCGCGCCGGGGGCACCTGGCGTCACCACACCACTGCCGAGATGAAGCAGATGGGCATGGGCGACATCGCCGTCGAGGCCACCGTCATCGAGTTCACCCCGCCAAGCCGTTTGGTACTCGACTGGAGCGCTGCCTGGCACGACGAGCCCGCCTCGCGCCTGACCTTTGAGATCTTCGCCAGCCCCAGTGGCCTGACCCGGCTAGTTCTCACTCACGAACTGCCTGACTCCCCCGCCACCGCGAAGGATGTGGCCGGCAACGGCGACGTCGAGAACGGTGGAGGCGGCTGGCCGTGGGAACTCGCCAGCATCAAGACGCTGCTGGAGACCGGCCGCCCCATGACCACCGCCGGCGCCTGA
- a CDS encoding MBL fold metallo-hydrolase — protein MRLTVVGCSGSMSGPQSPASCYLLRAEGADGQGGLRTWTVVMDLGPGAMGALLNYVDPAEIDLIALSHLHADHVADLVGMQVYRKWHPAGCLPQLDVLGPAHSLQRLRGLDGGDARESYSQEFAFREHDPAQPVQVGPMTLTSFPVRHPVPAFGLRVTGPGERGGEVTVAFTGDTDTCDTLIPLAQDADLLLSEAAFQEGRDQVRGVHLTGKRAGAVASEAGARRLVLTHLQPWTDPAVVRAEANEVYDGPIDLARAGDDWYL, from the coding sequence ATGAGACTGACCGTCGTCGGATGCTCCGGATCCATGTCCGGGCCGCAGTCGCCTGCCTCCTGTTACCTCCTGCGCGCCGAGGGGGCTGACGGCCAGGGGGGCCTGCGTACCTGGACCGTGGTGATGGACCTCGGGCCCGGTGCGATGGGTGCGCTGCTCAACTACGTGGACCCGGCAGAGATCGACCTGATCGCCCTCTCGCACCTGCATGCCGATCACGTGGCCGACCTGGTGGGGATGCAGGTCTACCGCAAATGGCACCCGGCTGGCTGCCTTCCTCAGCTCGACGTGCTCGGCCCCGCCCACAGCCTGCAGCGCCTGCGTGGTCTCGACGGCGGCGACGCCCGGGAGAGCTACTCGCAGGAGTTTGCCTTCCGGGAGCACGATCCCGCCCAGCCCGTGCAGGTCGGCCCGATGACACTGACCTCCTTCCCGGTCCGGCACCCGGTGCCCGCCTTCGGTCTGCGGGTTACCGGACCGGGGGAGCGCGGTGGCGAGGTCACCGTGGCGTTCACCGGGGACACCGACACCTGCGACACCCTCATCCCGCTGGCGCAGGACGCCGATCTGCTGCTCTCTGAGGCTGCCTTTCAAGAGGGTCGTGATCAGGTGCGTGGTGTCCACCTCACGGGCAAGCGTGCCGGCGCCGTGGCCAGCGAGGCCGGCGCCAGGCGCCTGGTGCTCACCCACCTGCAGCCGTGGACCGACCCCGCCGTCGTGCGGGCCGAGGCCAACGAGGTCTACGACGGCCCGATCGACCTCGCTCGCGCCGGGGACGACTGGTACCTCTGA
- a CDS encoding phosphoenolpyruvate carboxylase, producing the protein MSHEQVSSPLSEPTGSDTRAAATHEIPDAMRQDVGLLGSLLGQVIEESGSPGLLADVESLREATIAALDDDAEVLARAETIVEGFSSERAKEVARAFTCYFLLVNLAEEQHRVRSLRARDGNVPLEEQKPSDSVAAAFSHLAAEVGREEAERRLGQLRFHPVLTAHPTEARRNAVAASVRRLGDLLNHRDDQRLGPAALAQNQRQMLEEVDNLWRTAQLRVAQPSPLDEVRTALTVFDSSFSKVFAASYRRLDDWLQGERRGAAAPKAPAFIRLGSWIGGDRDGNPNVTASVTRQAAALASERILTELESRARRVGLALTLDDRFTPPSEELLALWARQRRLSEDLTDAAEGNSPGEPHRKVLLVVAYRVAATRARNADLSYEDPQELLEDLACVQNSLVSAGASRAAYGDLQELIWQVQTFGFHLAELEIRQHSKVHTQTLAWLEDPDSVEKMAVPGDEVIETFRSIAAIQSRYGVQAGRRYIVSFTQSAQNLADVYTLAEKALGSADEAPVLDVIPLFETFEDLQNAPRILEEMLEIPAVQRRLEATGRRVEIMLGYSDSAKDVGPVAATLALYEAQARIAEWATKHDIELTQFHGRGGALGRGGGPANRAVLAQPPHSVDLRFKLTEQGEVISARYGNPEIAFRHIEQVAAAVLMASAPSIEDRNAAVAEQYSDMAATMDAVSRKRFFSLVKAEGFAPWFAQVTPQEEVGLLALGSRPARRGLSVESLEDLRAIPWNFAWGQARINLTGWFGLGSALEAVGELGTLRSAYADWPLFATLIDNIEMSLAKTDRRIAERYLALGDRDDLAALVLEEFDLTRHWVLAITGHSRLLEGHRVLGRAVQLRNPYVDALSLLQLRALRALRSEEEMEDAALQDQRNLLLITLKGVAAGLQNTG; encoded by the coding sequence ATGAGCCACGAACAGGTCTCTTCCCCGCTTTCTGAGCCGACAGGTTCCGACACCCGGGCAGCTGCGACCCACGAGATCCCCGATGCCATGCGCCAAGACGTCGGTCTGCTCGGTTCCCTGCTGGGCCAGGTCATCGAAGAGTCGGGCAGCCCGGGACTGCTGGCCGATGTCGAATCCTTGCGCGAAGCCACGATCGCCGCTCTCGACGACGACGCCGAGGTGCTGGCGCGCGCCGAGACGATCGTGGAGGGGTTCTCCTCGGAACGGGCCAAGGAGGTAGCGCGAGCCTTCACCTGTTACTTCCTGCTCGTCAACCTCGCTGAGGAACAGCACCGTGTGCGCTCCCTGCGTGCGCGCGACGGCAACGTGCCCCTGGAGGAGCAGAAGCCCTCGGACTCCGTGGCTGCCGCCTTCTCCCATCTGGCCGCAGAGGTGGGCCGCGAGGAAGCCGAACGCCGCCTCGGGCAACTACGCTTCCACCCGGTGCTCACCGCGCACCCCACTGAGGCGCGCCGCAACGCGGTGGCTGCCTCGGTGCGCCGTCTGGGGGACCTGCTCAACCACCGCGACGATCAGCGTCTTGGTCCGGCGGCGCTCGCGCAGAATCAGCGACAGATGCTGGAGGAGGTCGACAACCTCTGGCGAACCGCGCAGCTACGGGTCGCGCAACCCTCTCCGCTGGACGAGGTCCGTACCGCGCTCACGGTCTTCGATTCCTCCTTCTCCAAGGTGTTCGCCGCCTCGTATCGGCGCCTGGACGACTGGCTCCAGGGCGAGCGGCGCGGTGCGGCGGCCCCCAAGGCGCCGGCGTTCATCCGCTTGGGCTCCTGGATCGGTGGTGACCGCGACGGCAACCCGAACGTCACCGCGAGTGTGACCCGGCAGGCCGCGGCCCTGGCCTCGGAGCGGATCCTCACCGAACTCGAGTCCCGCGCTCGCCGCGTGGGCCTGGCGCTCACCCTCGATGACCGGTTCACTCCGCCGAGTGAGGAACTGCTCGCCCTGTGGGCACGTCAGCGCAGGCTCTCCGAGGATCTCACCGACGCCGCCGAGGGGAACTCGCCGGGCGAACCGCACCGCAAGGTGCTGCTCGTGGTGGCGTACCGTGTGGCCGCGACGCGCGCTCGCAATGCCGATCTGTCCTACGAAGACCCGCAGGAGCTGCTCGAGGACCTCGCGTGCGTGCAGAACTCTCTCGTCTCAGCCGGGGCCAGCCGCGCCGCCTACGGCGATCTGCAGGAACTCATCTGGCAGGTGCAGACCTTCGGTTTCCACCTGGCTGAGCTGGAGATCCGGCAGCACTCCAAGGTCCACACCCAGACCCTGGCGTGGCTGGAGGACCCGGACTCGGTCGAGAAGATGGCCGTGCCCGGCGATGAGGTGATCGAGACCTTCCGGTCCATCGCGGCGATCCAGAGCCGCTACGGCGTGCAGGCCGGCCGGCGCTACATCGTGTCCTTCACCCAGTCCGCGCAGAACCTTGCCGATGTCTACACCTTGGCCGAGAAGGCGCTCGGGTCCGCCGACGAAGCGCCGGTGCTGGACGTCATCCCCTTGTTCGAGACCTTCGAGGATCTGCAGAACGCTCCCCGCATCCTCGAGGAGATGCTCGAGATCCCGGCCGTGCAGCGCCGTCTGGAGGCCACCGGTCGCAGGGTGGAGATCATGCTCGGCTACTCCGATTCCGCCAAGGATGTCGGCCCGGTTGCCGCGACCCTCGCGCTGTACGAGGCCCAGGCCCGGATCGCCGAATGGGCCACCAAGCACGATATTGAGCTCACCCAGTTCCACGGCCGCGGTGGGGCGCTGGGCCGTGGTGGTGGCCCCGCCAACCGGGCAGTGCTCGCCCAGCCGCCGCACTCGGTGGATCTGCGCTTCAAGCTCACCGAGCAGGGCGAGGTCATCTCCGCGCGCTACGGCAACCCCGAGATCGCCTTCCGGCACATTGAACAGGTGGCTGCGGCGGTCCTCATGGCCTCCGCCCCCTCGATCGAGGATCGAAACGCCGCAGTTGCCGAGCAGTACTCCGACATGGCAGCCACCATGGACGCTGTGTCGCGCAAGCGCTTCTTCTCGCTGGTCAAGGCTGAAGGTTTCGCTCCGTGGTTCGCTCAGGTCACTCCCCAGGAGGAGGTCGGTCTGCTGGCCCTGGGCTCGCGCCCGGCGCGGCGCGGACTCTCGGTGGAGTCCCTGGAGGACCTGCGTGCCATCCCGTGGAACTTCGCCTGGGGCCAGGCCCGGATCAACCTCACCGGCTGGTTCGGTCTCGGCTCGGCGCTCGAGGCCGTGGGTGAGCTCGGGACCTTGCGCTCGGCCTACGCTGACTGGCCCTTGTTCGCCACGCTGATCGACAACATCGAGATGTCGCTGGCCAAGACCGACCGCCGTATCGCCGAGCGCTACCTGGCGCTGGGCGACCGCGACGACCTGGCAGCTCTGGTGCTCGAGGAGTTCGATCTGACTCGGCACTGGGTGCTGGCGATCACCGGGCACTCCCGGCTGCTCGAGGGGCACCGCGTGCTCGGTCGCGCGGTCCAGCTGCGTAACCCGTACGTGGACGCCCTCTCCCTGCTGCAGCTGCGCGCCCTACGTGCCCTGCGCTCGGAGGAGGAGATGGAAGACGCCGCGCTGCAGGATCAGCGCAATCTGCTGCTCATCACCCTCAAGGGTGTGGCGGCCGGCCTGCAGAACACCGGCTGA
- a CDS encoding DUF2017 family protein: protein MSRPCIPTGSGPPSSRRTSIHAFTPARGGGYRSQLTETERRVIARLVADVALLLGTPLSADDADVRSAPASDEEILAALDFDPADDPSGGRSEAAPSPEAPEDPALARLLPPASEDAEMAAELRAMTESTLRGQKAERLARIWRTLHGAGSGTQDVDVRILAGTEGEWLAALTDIRLVLAARLGIEDEADVERWRNQTLEEDADQESEVTAAMATMYNALTWWQESLLQAVVRRGGRG, encoded by the coding sequence ATGTCCAGGCCATGCATTCCTACGGGCTCTGGGCCACCATCGAGCAGGAGGACTAGCATTCACGCCTTCACCCCGGCACGCGGCGGCGGCTACCGCTCCCAGCTGACCGAGACCGAACGCCGCGTCATCGCTCGGCTCGTCGCCGATGTGGCACTGCTGCTCGGCACGCCACTGTCCGCCGATGACGCCGACGTGCGATCCGCGCCTGCCTCGGATGAGGAGATCCTCGCCGCCCTGGACTTTGACCCCGCCGATGACCCCTCCGGTGGTCGCAGCGAGGCTGCTCCCTCCCCGGAGGCCCCCGAGGATCCCGCCCTGGCCAGGTTGCTGCCACCGGCGAGCGAGGACGCCGAGATGGCCGCCGAGTTGCGCGCGATGACCGAGTCGACCCTGCGCGGTCAGAAGGCCGAGCGGCTCGCCCGGATCTGGCGCACGCTGCACGGTGCCGGCAGTGGAACCCAGGACGTCGACGTGCGCATCCTCGCCGGTACCGAAGGGGAGTGGCTTGCGGCTCTGACCGATATTCGGCTGGTGCTGGCCGCCCGGCTCGGCATCGAGGACGAGGCCGACGTCGAGAGGTGGCGGAACCAGACGCTCGAGGAGGATGCGGATCAGGAGAGCGAGGTGACCGCAGCCATGGCGACGATGTACAACGCCTTGACCTGGTGGCAGGAGTCACTGCTTCAAGCCGTAGTCCGCCGTGGAGGCCGCGGATAG
- a CDS encoding ArsR/SmtB family transcription factor encodes MPDELVFKALADPTRRLLLDALFTRDGRSLGELERVVNEHTEMSRFGVSKHLKLLEDADLVITKKSGRERQHYLNPIPIRLIHDRWISKYTAPHVRALTEIKRRAEEDHD; translated from the coding sequence GTGCCCGATGAACTCGTCTTCAAGGCCCTCGCGGACCCCACCCGGCGCCTCTTGCTGGATGCGCTGTTCACTCGCGACGGCCGCTCACTCGGTGAGCTGGAGCGCGTGGTCAACGAACACACGGAGATGTCGCGTTTCGGGGTGTCCAAACACCTCAAGCTGCTGGAGGACGCGGATCTCGTCATCACCAAGAAGTCGGGCCGGGAGCGGCAGCACTACCTGAACCCCATCCCGATCCGGCTGATCCACGACCGCTGGATCAGCAAGTACACCGCGCCACACGTGCGCGCACTCACCGAGATCAAACGACGAGCGGAAGAAGACCATGACTGA
- the rph gene encoding ribonuclease PH, producing the protein MTAHSTSHDSLSPVRADGRRSDELREVRIARGWLDAAEGSVLVEFGRTRVLCAASFTEGVPRWRSGSGQGWVTAEYAMLPRATNSRSQRESIKGRVGGRTHEISRLIGRSLRAIIDVDALGENTIVLDCDVLQADGGTRTAAITGAYVALADAVAWGVEQGHIKPRAGKPVLTDSVAAISVGIVDGKPVLDLPYVEDVAAETDMNVVVTGAGDFVEVQGTAEGAPFDRAELDALLDLAVSGTAQLREIQAEALGKPLERRA; encoded by the coding sequence ATGACTGCACACAGCACATCGCACGACTCTCTGTCCCCTGTACGCGCGGACGGCCGCCGTTCCGACGAACTCCGTGAGGTGCGCATCGCGCGCGGCTGGCTCGACGCTGCGGAGGGCAGCGTGCTGGTGGAGTTCGGGCGTACTCGGGTGCTCTGCGCGGCCTCCTTCACCGAGGGCGTGCCGCGCTGGCGCAGCGGATCCGGGCAGGGCTGGGTGACCGCCGAGTATGCGATGCTCCCGCGCGCGACCAACTCCCGCTCCCAGCGCGAATCGATCAAGGGCCGAGTGGGTGGACGTACCCACGAGATCTCGCGCCTCATCGGTCGCTCCTTGCGCGCCATCATCGACGTCGATGCGCTCGGCGAGAACACCATCGTGCTCGACTGCGACGTTCTCCAAGCCGACGGCGGCACCCGCACCGCGGCCATCACCGGCGCTTACGTGGCGCTGGCTGATGCTGTGGCGTGGGGCGTAGAACAGGGCCACATCAAACCTCGTGCGGGCAAGCCGGTGCTCACCGACTCGGTGGCAGCCATCTCCGTAGGGATCGTGGATGGAAAGCCAGTCCTCGACCTGCCATACGTCGAGGACGTCGCCGCGGAAACGGACATGAACGTCGTGGTGACCGGCGCAGGAGACTTCGTGGAGGTGCAGGGCACGGCTGAGGGCGCGCCCTTCGACCGCGCGGAGCTCGACGCGTTACTGGATCTGGCCGTCTCCGGCACCGCTCAGCTGCGTGAGATCCAAGCCGAGGCGCTCGGCAAGCCGCTGGAACGGCGCGCATGA